A segment of the Elaeis guineensis isolate ETL-2024a chromosome 6, EG11, whole genome shotgun sequence genome:
ACCATTAATGAAAGACACTGCTTCATTTGATGCTTATTAGATCCAGAATTGATTctcttttagaaaaagaaaacCAATGCTCATTGCTAATTACCTTAGAGCTATCTTGTACAGAGAAACAGCAACTTTTGTGGCATCAGCAGTGTTTCTTAGAGCTACAGTGTCCAATACCAACCCTACACAACTTATAGTTACTCAAAGTCTCGATGTTTTGCCAGGTCCAAACAAATGCATTTAAGGGGCCGGACCAGTTTGGTGTGCTGTGCTCACCAGTCTTGCTGTAGCCCAGTCCCATTGTCTCTTCTTGGGACTGGGAACCAAAAAGTAGTTGTTGTTTGCttgtaaccttttttttttttttttgggtacaagctcgTAACCTTCAGCAGAAACATCTAATACTGTATCGTCCGCCACAAAAGATTTGCTGTTAGGAAAAGTTGCTACATGCGGCACCTTGTAACGGTGTTAGCAGATCTGGGCCGTCCAATTAGTAAGATCTAGTCCGTTCGACGAAGGCTACCACCTTTTCAATTGGCACGTAGCTATCACGGTCTTCCCGCACGTCGACAATATGATAGCCTTTCTGTGCGGTTATTTTCGGTTGGAGTGAAAGATGTGGATCGAACCTCCAATTCTATCATTTTTGCCTGGTCGTACGTATATTTTCTTTTTacaatttctttttttaaaaaaaaaattattttgaaatagtCTTAGAGAATCTGATTTCAAGGCTAGAGGATTTAGTTTGAATCAGTACTatattatcttcttttttttttttttgataaatcaaatttattaaaccAGTCTGGCTAGAATAAATAATGGAAAAATGATACATGTAAGCTGTAGATGGAGTCATGGAGAGCTATTGGGTATCAGATAAAtatgattataaatattataaaaggcCTTTTTCATATGCCTCTAGTTCAATGCTGAATTGGAAAGATCCAATTCATGATCATGGACATATGGAGCCCATGTGATATAAGAGATGACGTATGGCATGCAACAAGAATATTGGTGAGACCAACGAAGTTAGCATAATTTTTCAGTAAAACAAAATTAGTGTAATTTGCAAGATGTTTTCACGGGTAATTCATAAGGGTTTGATGGTGCAAAGCATGAACCCTCGTGTCACGTCGCACGCTAAAAGTAcagagtgattttttttttttctttttgataataGAAGTTAGTTcagacataaaaaaaaaataaaaaaaaaatcaaaatttaaaatacattcGGTCCTGAGTCTAACTAAAAATGAATATAATTAAAGCCTGAAGCTCGTCTTCGACCAGCTCTGATGTGCACCTGATCCTGAGCTGTACAAGTTCAACCGTATGCCAGCAGCTCGTCTCCCAAACCCCAACAGCTCCCGTTCCAAAAGAAAAGCATAAAATCAAAGGCCCCAAAATGTAGGGCCCAAATCATAGGTCTGTAGTAGGCCCAGCACCTTGAAGAGCTAGCTACAGGGTCATTTCTGTATCTCCTGTGCCCCTCTGTTGGTGCTCATGGCTTTGAAAGCCATTACTCTCTctaacttatatatatatatatattaaaaaaaataaaaaaagaaagaaaaaaaaggatcttTGATAGCAATGAAAGGTTGGCcacttttttttttatcacttttttttttttatcttgagaGGTGCAAGGGCTACGGgggaggaagggagagagaaatGGCAAGGTGGTGTGTGGTGTTCGCAGTGCTGGGACTGGCGCTAGTTCTAGCTAACGCTAGGAATGTGCCGGGCCAAATCCCAGGAAACGCCGGCCGGGAATCCGGCCAGCAAGAATTCTGCTGGTGGTCTCGACGGCCAGAAGAACTTTGTCATCGGTGGAGTTGGTGGCTACGGCGGCGTAGGTGGCGCCGCTATCGATGGCCTGCCAGTCCTCGGTGGAGCGGCGGGAGGGGTTGGTGGTTTCGGTGGCGTGGCCGGACTTGGTGGCTTCGGACGTGCTGGAGGCGCAGGCGGCGTTGGTGGTGTACTTGGAGGTGGCGCCGGTGGTGGTGCTGGTGGTATCTATCCCTGAGGTAGTTGACCCATGTCTCGTCTTACTTCATGCGAGCGAGGCATTAGGTGTGAGATGGGGGAAAGCTCTCTCCTGTACGGGGAACCATTTGGTGTGATGGTCCTCACTAATTTGATGTTAAGGCGCCAGAGAGAAATGGCTTTGTTACGTTGCTTCCTATCTTTTGTGttgatcaaatatatatatatatacatatatgcttctcctcctccttacTTTCCTCTTTCTTTGTGCATGCGTGTGTTGATCGTTCACATACATAGGAGCGGGCATTTGGGTCGATGGCAAGGTTTCGTTCGCACACTATGACCTATTTCTGAGTTGGGTGGATCAAGGGTTTTGGACTCAAAAAAGTATGCCCAATCTGCACATAACCTGCACACCAAGTAGATGTGATGGAGTTTGTCCAAAGATTGGGTGACAACAGCAAACTAAATTAGAAGTGTTTGGTTGGAGAGAGTGGGgattgaaatcgaaatcgaaatggatgactccattccaaccgtttggttggaaggTGTCTTATTTCCATTCGATTTCGAGGTGGGATGGGAATgggtcaatctatatagaactcaatccctttctcctctatggatttaatttttcattccaatttgatttcgatttcgattccgatcacaAACCAAATACTTCAGAGAATTTGAccattctgattctaatttcaatccatttttattttgatttagttaCGAACCAAACGCCTCCTCAAAGGAGTTGAATGAGCTCTTTTGACCAATGGgaaagaggatttttttttttttttgaaaaaaaaaagggtgagATTGCATATCGAGGGCTTTAGAGGAGCTAAGAAAAAAAATGCTACCTCAGAAACACACCGACGTTAAAATCAACCAACaaactaattaaaaaaaattaaatcacatATACAATTGAATAAGTACACCATTCCAAAAAACCTCACTTGCATCCACAAATGCAAAGAGAAAACCCACTAAAACTATGACGATTTAGGGTTAACTTTAGTCATTTCTGTTGTTTGCGCTAAACTATGGCTCTATAATAGTGTTAGTCTTGGTttttcttaatcaaatcagaccttcctatatatttttctatcaaATGTGTTCTTGAGAGGAACTTTCCTTTTTGTTTTAACTTCATCAAACTTGGGAAGTCGGCAACATTCGATTGTTTTGCATGTTGATGGTTTCCCATTTGAATTTTAAGTGGGAGATTTATAAGAATCCAAGCTTCACAAAGATTCATATTGTTCAAAGAAAGCTTTGCCCTCTACCATCAGATAACAAATGGTCAACATGAGACAATTATATGTAAGGTGGTAAATTTTTCATTGAGAGTCTATTTGGATGATTGGACTGAAAATTTATCTAATTTGTACATTGGATCAGTATAATTACAAAATTataagatttcatattgaattaaatttataTGTCAGGCGCATCTGTGGAAGATCCGAATCGGCTgttgagaggaaggagaagacaagaagatggtatcagagccttcaaACGCTTCCAAATCCAATTGTGCCCATGTACAATTTTCGGGGATCCGGATGTTCCCATAAGTGATAGGTCTGGAGAGTTGTGAAGACTCTGCAATTTTTCCGATTAAAGATTCTTCGATTTCTTTCCAACCAAACGTTCCAACTCAGAGCCATGACAAGCTGATCCCAGGCTCTCCGGTTAGCTCCCTTGAATTTCTTTCTGCTCCAAGATGTCCAAATAGAGTGGAAATTTGGAAGGCCAACACCTGAGCTCGAGGCAAGTAAGAAAAGTTCTAACGCAAATAAGCACAGCTATTTGATATTTTCAGGGATTATTTAatctctggaaaaaaaaaaaaaaacaaaactctGGGAATACACCAACTTCATAGAAAATACAAAGAAACTAATTTGGTTTCAGACATACTGCACTCGATCCTATTTATGCTAATTGGATGTAATTATTCAGTTAGACTTGGTTTGCTCGGTCCAGTCAGGTTGTGTTCGGGTCTATTTCTATTACATTGGGATGGGTTGGCATGTAATGATTTTGTTCGATATGGTTTGGTAAAAATATTcctggatataggtataaattttAAGCCAAGGGTAATGGAAAAATCAGAAGCCACATTGTCGACACAACAACAAAAGCTACCACTAATGCTTCACAACAGACCATCTCTGCCTCAAAGGACTTTCCATGTTTCAAATCTTGGTGTGATTTATTATCTCCTCCTTCAGTACCATTTCTACCAATACAAATCCCTTTCTGCGCAAAAATCTCTATCAGCCTTTGGACTTTTGGCTTGAGCCAAGCTTACCTGATTACCGACCGGTCTAACCCTTGTTTTTCTTCCATGGAAATATTGATACCTAAGCACCATGATGCGTATTCATGTGAAAAAAAGGTCAGGGGAAAATGACCAATAATACTACTGCAATTTTACGCTAAAATCTTCATAACAAGCCTTCTCAAGTCGGGCAGGAATAGGCGCTAATAAGGTGGAACAGGTCGTACAGAAAAGCCCAAAAAGAAGACAAGATAATAAAAACTATTTTAAACAAGTGAATGAAATAGTTAATTGACAAATAAAAGTAATAATAATTTTAAGTTAATATCAATGTATTTCAGTGCAGCTGATAATGCTTGATCAAAGAATGCAAACATCACAAAACAAGAGAATGGGATTCCATAGCAGAGAATGTAAGACCGACTCCCAAGACTGAAATGTCCCAATCCTGCATCAATGCAAAGAAAGAGGCCACTCAAATGATGATCCAATATCCAAGGTCCCCAATCAGTAGTGCTTTTTTTTCTACaaaatgaaacaattatggttagTTGCTAGAAGTCCAAAGAAAAGAAATGCATACAAGAATCCTTGTCTCCATATGGGTTTCATATATGAGAATCCTCCTGCCTCGGCAACACAAACACCATACTCATGAATGACAAGTTCCCAACGATATTTTCACTTACAAATATACAAATCAGACAAGGAATCATTGGGAGGCCAGGAAAATTTTTGATGAGGTTAATTTCTGCATCGACGCTGTATGCCGAAGATCTGACAGCAAGCGACTTCCAGTTAAGCCTTTGCCGTAATTGATCCTCTTGTGGAAAGAGAGAATCCTTGCAACATTTGCAGCTTTGTTATATTTCCAGGAGCTTGACATAATCTTCAAGTCATGCCGCGCTTGTAGAGTCCACATGATAAAAGTTGTTTTTCAGTATGTATAtgcttaaaattttaatcatcaggatccatctcttcatcctgttcaggTCTGTTTGCATCAATTCTGCTTCCATTTTCGGTGTCCCCATCCACATCGCTGTCATCCTCAGGCAACTCGCCCTCCTCAACTTCCTCATCTTTTCCACCAGTGGCCCTTGCAGAAACCATTGAAAGGCCATGAACCATCCAGTCTGGGCACCTGTCCTCGCCACCATATAACAGTTCACCATTTTGGCCCTTCACAAGGTTAGAATTGTCGGGCAATGTGGATGTTCTACAGGAACATTCTGGCAATGGATGAGAAAGGAATGATGCAGGTTTTGATAATTGGGCCTCTGCTATGAAGCCATCCGCACCTAAACTCTTGTTGAGGTGATCCCGCACAAGAACCGTCCAGTTGCGTTTTGGATGATATAGATTGTCACGGTTAGTTTCAAAAAGCTCAACAATAATTTTCCTGTACAAGGTAAGAAGTCAATTACTGCAGAATGtagatatatataatattgaAATTGATAGGCATCTGAACTTCTAAAATGGAATGGATGTATGCTTCCAGCACCTATGATTTGCCAGACAGTTTAAGTTGCCCGATTTGCTATAAGCCCAGGAATCATACCAACTCATACAGCATATTCATATAGCAAAAAATTTACTCTTTGGCTTAGTGGTCAGTAAATATATAGATAAATTAAGACAGACTAATTTTTATAAAGATGCCTAATATAAAGTTCTCAATACCAGATATTATAGCAAGTTCATTTATGAAATTCTTCAAGATAAAGCAGGCAATCACTAACCAAACTGCTTCCAAAAACCTATCATGTTCTATACTCTGTAATCTACCAGTTTTCGATTATGTTTAAAGTCATATTTGGTCAAACTTGGATTTTATTAGGAAACTTTATGGTTATGGCTTTATGCTAAGAACTTTACAGAAACAAACATCAGCAATTACAATTAGGTCGAATATTGTTATAGTATATCAAGAATATAAGATATACGGGCTTAAGTAGCAGAGATTATTAGTTAAGCTGGACTTGCAGCTCCTTTTGACACTCTCAGAGCATTTTGCCTGCTTCTTGTTCTAGGAAAAGATGGGAAAAATAATTAACAGACACACTGGTAAATGTATTTTATATACACCGCAACAAGGACATGGTGAATTAACATCACGTATTAAATGCATccaaaacccactctgatacctaACTAATGCAATTGATGCATGAATGATGAGTTATCTTGGATGATCAATAGCAAACCATAAGTCATTCTAGTCACTAGATCAACTGCATAGTTCAACAGCAACACAGTAGCACATAGGATTTTACCTGTCAGGGCGGTATGTTATGCCAGAAGCTGTTTGGTATTGTCGGTGCCCCATAATCAAGCTTGAAAAATCTGGCCACCCACTCCCATCATTGTTAAATCCAGGAAAGAATGCATCAGCTTCAATGGAAACATAATAATCAAGAGCATCCCAGAGCAACCTGTGAGCTTGCATCCTCAAATCCAAAGGTAAAGGGTCTGGCTCTTTATCAGTCTCGGCAACCCAACCATACCAACCTTCCTTCTCATGCTGATAAAAAGGCCTAGCAGGAGGTGGAGGAAGTGGTCGTGGCCGAGGCCCAGCTCTTTTCCACTCTTCAATAAGTTGTTTCTCACTTTTCACAGGAGGGGGTTGATGCAGATTTGAAGGAAGAGGGTATTCGGGTCCAAACAAACTGGACAGCTCTTTCTTACTGCACATAGAAGTACGATCCACTAAGTTTGTGTACATGGCTCGCAAAGGAATTAAAATCCTTTGCCCACCAAATGTTTCAGCACCAGCCACATATATTATTGTATTTGGAGGATATCCCATTGCCCTAAGGAGAAGCCCCACCTGCACAGTAACCTTTTTGTCAATCAAACTAGTGGTAAAAAACTATATAAATGATGCAACAGAAGGCTACAACAAACACCAGCTTATGGTTGAAAAAAAGATCAAGCTATTCAGACCTTCCAAAAAAGATGTCATGATAGAAGAGATAAAATGTTATAACATTCAGAGAAACATAAACTATGAAAACCGCCAAAGATTGATGTTGCAAAATAGATAGAATATTTGCCTTTTATTTATGTCACAGCAGATGAATAAAATTATCACTAAGTACCAGATCAAGAAAAATACTGGTTAGAAAGGGACATATCAATAGAAAGGAACGCTTTTAGAGGTTCTGCAGATAAGCAAGCATAAATATAAGGATGCACAAATACAATGGGAAAGAAAAAGAGCTTCTTCAGCTTTTTCTGTAGTTCACATACTAAAATTCCACAACTGCAAACAGGATAAGAAGATCCTCAAAAAATTCTAACAGGTATCACTTGCTCTGCTTTGTTATACGAAACCTTCTAAGGGGAAAATAATTACCTAAGATGTTTCTTCAGCAACAATTGGCTAAATGTTAACAAATTAACCAGCAAAATAAGAAAGGCACTTTTAGCATCATTTAATAGCAATAATTAGGCCAGACGCTGATGCAATTATACTGTCCATGGAAAACCTGAAATATGACATGATTAGAACTGCACAGCCACAATTCTGATCACCACTACACTGTACAACAGCTTCAATGATAACACTAACTTATGCTAACAATCACAGGGACTCTCAAGTTATATAAAACCACAAAATCACAGGGACTCTCAAGGTACATAAAACGACAAGTTTCAAAGAAACAAAGCATTATACATAATTTGAGCCACAATTCTCTCATGAAGTTGGCAATAAGTACACATCAAGAAGTATGTTTGGTTTCAGACTCAACATTGCTACATTGTATCACAAAAGCAAAGTTTTCAACATATAAGCCAATATTAGAACTTAGCTAATGATACAGTGAGAAACCAAAAACATAGTTTTATCCAACTTTTACATTATAGATTGGCATGACACAAATGACCAAGCAAAGTCACCTCTTCAGGCATGAGAGGGCATGAGCCATTTTTCTTTCGAGCCACTGAATCAACACTAAGTCCTTCATGAACCATTCCATGTTTGATCATCTGGTTCCTTC
Coding sequences within it:
- the LOC140858383 gene encoding uncharacterized protein → MCRAKSQETPAGNPASKNSAGGLDGQKNFVIGGVGGYGGVGGAAIDGLPVLGGAAGGVGGFGGVAGLGGFGRAGGAGGVGGVLGGGAGGGAGGIYP
- the LOC105046438 gene encoding protein EMBRYO SAC DEVELOPMENT ARREST 30, encoding MFHKSKFKLAALVGIALSVVSLLVHLLLANYSTGDFIQYKLREDDFYQIGQKYRYRKLWGPVTSLETLQPYANPRTFYPVLKEQNGFIYAKIYGGFAKIRSSICDLVAIARLLNATLVIPEIQESLRSKGISTKFKSFSYLYNEEQFIAALSNDVIVVKSLPNDLKEARKKTKFPTVSPRNSAPPSFYLTEVLPKLKRSKVVGLIINNGGCLQSVLPESMAEYQRLRCRVAFHALQFRPEIQVLGNQIVERLRAFGRPYLAYHPGLVRDTLAFHGCAELFQDVHTELIQYRRNQMIKHGMVHEGLSVDSVARKKNGSCPLMPEEVGLLLRAMGYPPNTIIYVAGAETFGGQRILIPLRAMYTNLVDRTSMCSKKELSSLFGPEYPLPSNLHQPPPVKSEKQLIEEWKRAGPRPRPLPPPPARPFYQHEKEGWYGWVAETDKEPDPLPLDLRMQAHRLLWDALDYYVSIEADAFFPGFNNDGSGWPDFSSLIMGHRQYQTASGITYRPDRKIIVELFETNRDNLYHPKRNWTVLVRDHLNKSLGADGFIAEAQLSKPASFLSHPLPECSCRTSTLPDNSNLVKGQNGELLYGGEDRCPDWMVHGLSMVSARATGGKDEEVEEGELPEDDSDVDGDTENGSRIDANRPEQDEEMDPDD